The following are encoded in a window of Eriocheir sinensis breed Jianghai 21 chromosome 35, ASM2467909v1, whole genome shotgun sequence genomic DNA:
- the LOC127007323 gene encoding DNA polymerase lambda-like isoform X2, whose translation MKRKRNQGCVKKTQGSCEAAQSSLPQFLQGLQCHVHPACFGSMRLKIFENHIKQYGGQLVPTLPEVSEATLHVVFEESVDEEKVKRLVDISQLPNSIFLRCSWLVECVKSKGKARIEDHLIMSVNPTETWTLEEGVKEAGWIQNKNTDKTCTEVPNRTQTGDIGKTQMEETHRTLWKKTEFQSQGTVGSSDANVEHEAQDTALTPDLSVRVTTQLTSNDQTRNATESQSFALYSREDGITEYQKEPLSKIVGEAQVSKLVTCTEDSGSADRDISRSLIRPFPKNLQEKFACARPSSSKPVNLNAHITLELEKLANTYKSTNDTWRAVGYQRAIAAIRNYDKEITSREEALAIPGIGGRLADKIAEILESGRLRKVAEVCEGEEAKTLSLFLGVWGAGPTTAQMWYHQGHRTLEDLRTKATLTRHQQIGLKLYDDINSRIPRSEVVEIENYVREATLCIAKDAEVMVCGSYRRGKPTCGDVDVLITHPDGHSHELIFKPLLARLRETEFLTDDLVTQEDNGNQKKYLGVCRLPGEGRKHRRLDVIVVPFEERATALMYFTGSAHFNRSMRLLATKKGMSLSEHSLRAGIVRQKQHLARISPP comes from the exons atgaagagaaaaaggaatcaaGGATGTGTCAAGAAGACCCAAGGAAGTTGTGAGGCAGCCCAGTCATCACTGCCACAATTCCTTCAGGGTCTGCAGTGTCATGTCCACCCAGCGTGCTTTGGATCAATGCGCCTCAAGATCTTTGAGAACCACATCAAACAGTATGGTGGACAGCTTGTGCCAACCCTGCCAGAGGTCTCAGAGGCTACATTACATGTTGTGTTTGAGGAGTCTGTGGATGAGGAGAAGGTCAAGCGTCTTGTTGACATATCACAGCTCCCAAACAGCATCTTCCTCAGGTGCTCATGGCTGGTAGAGTGTGTAAAGAGCAAGGGCAAGGCTAGGATAGAAGACCACTTAATTATGTCTGTGAACCCAACAGAAACATGGACATtagaggagggagtaaaggaagcTGGGtggatacaaaacaaaaatacagacaAAACATGCACAGAAGTGCCTAACAGGACTCAAACTGGGGATATTGGCAAAACACAGATGGAAGAGACCCACAGAACTCTATGGAAAAAAACAGAGTTTCAGTCACAAGGAACTGTAGGTAGCTCAGATGCAAATGTAGAACATGAAGCTCAGGACACAGCCTTAACACCTGATTTATCAGTCAGGGTCACCACTCAGCTCACCTCCAATGACCAGACCAGGAATGCAACAGAAAGCCAGTCCTTTGCCTTGTACAGCAGGGAAGACGGAATAACAGAATATCAAAAGGAACCACTAAGCAAGATTGTTGGTGAAGCACAAGTCAGCAAGCTTGTGACATGCACTGAGGACTCAGGATCAGCTGATCGAGACATCTCAAGATCATTGATAAGGCCATTCCCCAAGAATCTGCAG gAAAAGTTTGCTTGTGCCCGGCCATCCAGCAGCAAACCTGTGAACCTAAATGCTCACATCACTTTGGAGTTGGAGAAGCTTGCCAACACCTATAAGAGCACTAATGACACGTGGCGGGCCGTGGGCTACCAGCGGGCCATTGCAGCCATCCGTAACTATGACAAGGAGATCACATCCAGAGAG GAGGCACTGGCCATTCCTGGCATAGGGGGTCGCCTGGCAGACAAGATTGCCGAGATCCTAGAGAGTGGGAGACTTAGGAAGGTGGCTgaagtgtgtgagggggaggaagcCAAGACCCTGAGCCTCTTCCTGGGGGTTTGGGGGGCAGGACCCACCACTGCACAGATGTGGTACCACCAG GGGCATCGAACCCTGGAGGACCTCAGGACGAAGGCAACACTTACCCGCCACCAACAGATTGGCCTCAAACTCTATGATGACATCAACTCCAGGATACCACGTTCAGAAGTGGTCGAGATTGAGAACTAT GTACGGGAGGCAACCCTGTGCATTGCAAAAGATGCAGAGGTGATGGTGTGTGGGTCATACCGAAGAGGGAAGCCAACGTGTGGTGATGTGGATGTTCTCATCACCCACCCAGACGGCCATTCACATGAGCTCATCTTTAAGCCACTGCTGGCACGCCTTAGGGAGACAG AGTTCCTGACTGATGATCTGGTGACTCAAGAGGACAATGGTAACCAAAAAAAATACCTTGGAGTCTGCAGGTTGCCAGGGGAGGGTAGAAAG CACAGGCGACTTGATGTGATTGTTGTGCCCTTTGAGGAACGTGCTACAGCTCTCATGTACTTCACAGGATCTGCACATTTCAACAG GTCAATGAGGCTCCTGGCAACAAAAAAGGGCATGAGTCTGTCTGAACACAGCCTCCGAGCCGGGATTGTGAGACAG AAGCAACATCTGGCAAGAATCAGCCCACCTTGA
- the LOC127007323 gene encoding DNA polymerase lambda-like isoform X1 yields MKRKRNQGCVKKTQGSCEAAQSSLPQFLQGLQCHVHPACFGSMRLKIFENHIKQYGGQLVPTLPEVSEATLHVVFEESVDEEKVKRLVDISQLPNSIFLRCSWLVECVKSKGKARIEDHLIMSVNPTETWTLEEGVKEAGWIQNKNTDKTCTEVPNRTQTGDIGKTQMEETHRTLWKKTEFQSQGTVGSSDANVEHEAQDTALTPDLSVRVTTQLTSNDQTRNATESQSFALYSREDGITEYQKEPLSKIVGEAQVSKLVTCTEDSGSADRDISRSLIRPFPKNLQEKFACARPSSSKPVNLNAHITLELEKLANTYKSTNDTWRAVGYQRAIAAIRNYDKEITSREEALAIPGIGGRLADKIAEILESGRLRKVAEVCEGEEAKTLSLFLGVWGAGPTTAQMWYHQGHRTLEDLRTKATLTRHQQIGLKLYDDINSRIPRSEVVEIENYVREATLCIAKDAEVMVCGSYRRGKPTCGDVDVLITHPDGHSHELIFKPLLARLRETEFLTDDLVTQEDNGNQKKYLGVCRLPGEGRKHRRLDVIVVPFEERATALMYFTGSAHFNRSMRLLATKKGMSLSEHSLRAGIVRQGGEKLNEGYVLETPTEESVFAHLGLVYRPPEERDH; encoded by the exons atgaagagaaaaaggaatcaaGGATGTGTCAAGAAGACCCAAGGAAGTTGTGAGGCAGCCCAGTCATCACTGCCACAATTCCTTCAGGGTCTGCAGTGTCATGTCCACCCAGCGTGCTTTGGATCAATGCGCCTCAAGATCTTTGAGAACCACATCAAACAGTATGGTGGACAGCTTGTGCCAACCCTGCCAGAGGTCTCAGAGGCTACATTACATGTTGTGTTTGAGGAGTCTGTGGATGAGGAGAAGGTCAAGCGTCTTGTTGACATATCACAGCTCCCAAACAGCATCTTCCTCAGGTGCTCATGGCTGGTAGAGTGTGTAAAGAGCAAGGGCAAGGCTAGGATAGAAGACCACTTAATTATGTCTGTGAACCCAACAGAAACATGGACATtagaggagggagtaaaggaagcTGGGtggatacaaaacaaaaatacagacaAAACATGCACAGAAGTGCCTAACAGGACTCAAACTGGGGATATTGGCAAAACACAGATGGAAGAGACCCACAGAACTCTATGGAAAAAAACAGAGTTTCAGTCACAAGGAACTGTAGGTAGCTCAGATGCAAATGTAGAACATGAAGCTCAGGACACAGCCTTAACACCTGATTTATCAGTCAGGGTCACCACTCAGCTCACCTCCAATGACCAGACCAGGAATGCAACAGAAAGCCAGTCCTTTGCCTTGTACAGCAGGGAAGACGGAATAACAGAATATCAAAAGGAACCACTAAGCAAGATTGTTGGTGAAGCACAAGTCAGCAAGCTTGTGACATGCACTGAGGACTCAGGATCAGCTGATCGAGACATCTCAAGATCATTGATAAGGCCATTCCCCAAGAATCTGCAG gAAAAGTTTGCTTGTGCCCGGCCATCCAGCAGCAAACCTGTGAACCTAAATGCTCACATCACTTTGGAGTTGGAGAAGCTTGCCAACACCTATAAGAGCACTAATGACACGTGGCGGGCCGTGGGCTACCAGCGGGCCATTGCAGCCATCCGTAACTATGACAAGGAGATCACATCCAGAGAG GAGGCACTGGCCATTCCTGGCATAGGGGGTCGCCTGGCAGACAAGATTGCCGAGATCCTAGAGAGTGGGAGACTTAGGAAGGTGGCTgaagtgtgtgagggggaggaagcCAAGACCCTGAGCCTCTTCCTGGGGGTTTGGGGGGCAGGACCCACCACTGCACAGATGTGGTACCACCAG GGGCATCGAACCCTGGAGGACCTCAGGACGAAGGCAACACTTACCCGCCACCAACAGATTGGCCTCAAACTCTATGATGACATCAACTCCAGGATACCACGTTCAGAAGTGGTCGAGATTGAGAACTAT GTACGGGAGGCAACCCTGTGCATTGCAAAAGATGCAGAGGTGATGGTGTGTGGGTCATACCGAAGAGGGAAGCCAACGTGTGGTGATGTGGATGTTCTCATCACCCACCCAGACGGCCATTCACATGAGCTCATCTTTAAGCCACTGCTGGCACGCCTTAGGGAGACAG AGTTCCTGACTGATGATCTGGTGACTCAAGAGGACAATGGTAACCAAAAAAAATACCTTGGAGTCTGCAGGTTGCCAGGGGAGGGTAGAAAG CACAGGCGACTTGATGTGATTGTTGTGCCCTTTGAGGAACGTGCTACAGCTCTCATGTACTTCACAGGATCTGCACATTTCAACAG GTCAATGAGGCTCCTGGCAACAAAAAAGGGCATGAGTCTGTCTGAACACAGCCTCCGAGCCGGGATTGTGAGACAG GGTGGAGAGAAGTTGAATGAGGGCTATGTACTGGAGACACCCACAGAGGAGTCTGTCTTTGCTCACCTGGGCTTGGTGTACCGACCACCTGAGGAGAGGGACCACTAG
- the LOC127007324 gene encoding dynactin subunit 2-like, which produces MKKNIRKSLNTVLGAETEETRRDQLGGRGGDSHVTMADPKYAGLPGIVYDQPDVYETCDLPESEQDLPPSELGETGGAVEVLHISAGDAHQRFKGKVLDASHVDFSDRLTNSRRKGYDARRIEWEVAGEGAEETVIQKYQRLQCEVNQLLEEVQGIKGTVPCGEGVASSVELGEQVEGLHRTLVDLKLEDTLGAEVVASISQPQLALQKKLINLLESFKQIGLVSEKKQSGSKKEVKESNISGSGGNGMVYELYYAPEHARLNQLASVAELEKKIDRIETLVGNNPDKLSSLSAWTNHRSVLGAVQVLSARLALLEPAHLDHIEGRLHAIHTRMNSISEKKAAIEDADKQSKVSELYELVKKTETLCSALPEVVNRLVSLEALHDQAMQFSGSLKQLDVAQTRLSAALHSNADLLTSVQEKFSKNLEIINNNITNLDARVQVLQK; this is translated from the exons atgaagaagaatataagaaaatcaTTAAATACAGTCCTTGGAGCCGAGACCGAGGAGACGAGGAGAGACCAGCTGGGAGGGCGAGGCGGTGACTCACACGTTACCATGGCCGACCCTAAATACGCTGGACTGCCGGGGATT GTGTATGACCAGCCAGATGTGTATGAGACATGTGACCTGCCAGAGAGTGAGCAGGACTTGCCTCCATCTGAACTAGGGGAGACAGGTGGTGCAGTGGAGGTGCTACACATCTCTGCAGGTGATGCTCACCAACGCTTCAAGGGAAAG GTCCTTGATGCCTCTCACGTAGATTTCTCAGACAGACTCACAAATTCACGACGCAAAGGTTATGATGCAAG ACGTATTGAGTGGGAGGTGGCTGGTGAGGGGGCAGAAGAGACAGTAATCCAGAAATACCAGCGACTGCAGTGTGAGGTGAACCAGCTGTTGGAGGAAGTCCAGGGCATCAAG GGTACAGTACCATGTGGGGAAGGTGTGGCATCTTCTGTGGAGCTTGGTGAGCAGGTGGAGGGTCTTCACCGCACACTGGTTGATCTGAAACTGGAGGACACCCTAGGAGCAGAGGTAGTGGCTTCAATCTCTCAGCCACAGCTTGCTCTCCAGAA gAAACTCATCAACTTGTTAGAGAGCTTCAAGCAGATTGGCCTTGTGTCAGAAAAGAAACAGAGTGGCAGCAAGAAGGAGGTTAAGGAAAGCAACATAAGTGGCAGTGGTGGTAATGGAATGGTGTATGAGCTATACTATGCCCCAGAACATGCTCGTCTCAACCAGCTAGCCAGCGTGGCAGAGCTAGAGAAGAAGATTGATCGCATTGAAACTCTTGTTGGAAACAATCCAGACAAACTT TCGAGTCTGTCGGCGTGGACCAATCACCGATCAGTGCTCGGGGCTGTGCAAGTGCTGAGTGCCCGACTGGCTCTGTTGGAGCCAGCACACCTTGATCACATAGAGGGCCGCTTGCATGCCATACACACACGTATGAATTCCATCTCAGAGAAGAAGGCAGCCATTGAGGATGCTGACAAGCAGAGCAAG GTGTCAGAACTGTATGAACTGGTGAAGAAAACAGAAACACTGTGTTCTGCCCTGCCTGAAGTTGTGAATCGACTAGTATCCTTAGAAGCTCTCCATGACCAAG CTATGCAGTTCAGTGGGTCATTGAAGCAGCTTGATGTGGCCCAGACCCGCCTCAGTGCAGCCCTTCACTCCAATGCTGATTTGCTTACAAGTGTACAAGAGAAGTTCTCAAAGAACCTGGAAATAATTAATAACAACATCACCAACCTTGATGCCCGGGTGCAAGTTCTCCAGAAGTAG